From the Lathyrus oleraceus cultivar Zhongwan6 chromosome 4, CAAS_Psat_ZW6_1.0, whole genome shotgun sequence genome, one window contains:
- the LOC127075718 gene encoding annexin-like protein RJ4 — protein sequence MATLIAPSNHSPQEDAESLRKAFEGWGTDERTVITILGHRNSHQIQQIRRAYEEIYQEDLIKRLESELKGDFEKAVYRWILEPADRDAVLAHVALKSEKNYNVVVEIASILSPEELFNVRRAYIKRYKHSLEEDLATHTSGHLRQLLVGLVTAFRYVGDDVNARLAQSEADILHEAVKEKKGSQEEAVRILTTRSKAQLIATFNRYRETHGTSITKKLLDEGSDDFQKALYTTIRSFNDHVKYYEKVVRDAVKRIGTDEDALTRVIVSRAQHDLKAISDVYHKRNSVPLEHVVAKETSGDYKKLLLTLLGQED from the exons ATGGCTACCCTTATTGCTCCTAGCAACCATTCTCCCCAAGAAGATGCTGAATCTCTAAGAAAGGCTTTTGAGG GTTGGGGTACTGATGAAAGAACAGTGATAACAATTTTGGGTCATAGAAACTCTCATCAGATTCAACAAATCAGAAGAGCTTATGAAGAGATTTACCAAGAGGATCTAATCAAACGTTTGGAATCTGAACTCAAAGGAGACTTTGAG AAAGCTGTGTACCGTTGGATTTTGGAACCTGCTGATCGTGATGCTGTTTTGGCCCATGTTGCTCTCAAGAGTGAGAAGAACTACAATGTCGTTGTTGAAATTGCTTCGATTCTCTCCCCGGAAGAGCTTTTTAACGTGAGACGCGCTTATATTAAGCGTTATAAGCACTCCTTGGAAGAGGATTTGGCTACTCATACCTCCGGTCATCTTCGCCAG CTATTAGTAGGGTTGGTGACTGCATTTAGGTATGTTggtgatgatgtgaatgcaagATTAGCACAGAGTGAAGCTGATATTCTTCATGAGGCTGTGAAAGAGAAGAAAGGAAGCCAGGAAGAAGCTGTTAGGATCTTGACTACTAGGAGCAAGGCTCAGTTGATTGCAACTTTCAACCGCTACAGAGAGACTCATGGTACTTCCATTACCAAG AAGCTGTTGGATGAAGGATCTGATGATTTTCAGAAGGCTTTGTACACCACCATTCGGTCCTTCAACGATCATGTTAAGTACTATGAAAAG GTGGTGCGAGATGCGGTGAAGAGGATTGGAACGGACGAGGATGCACTCACCCGTGTGATTGTGAGCAGGGCTCAACATGATCTGAAAGCCATCTCAGATGTTTATCACAAGAGAAACAGTGTTCCTTTGGAGCATGTTGTTGCTAAGGAAACCTCTGGGGATTACAAGAAGCTCCTTCTCACTCTTTTGGGCCAAGAAGATTGA